Proteins co-encoded in one Opitutus terrae PB90-1 genomic window:
- a CDS encoding XylR family transcriptional regulator: protein MKPEVLLIFLTRFPECTQMLAGITQYQRSQELWSVFLDDEARAERDPAWLRSRRWKGVISRHTTPVLAKTCATLDIPLVDLNDCPRFPGVPKIRPDNVTIGHLGAEHFLERGFTHFGFCGFSGQGWAEERRDGFLEALRLAGQDAAVLEVDYPGELTPAWDARQTARLVQWVQHLPKPAAVMACNDLRAIQLVRAAQTTGLLVPEEIAVLGANNGVARCELVYPPLSSVAANPFQSGLRAAEWLAQLMAGHPLARDDERIDPVGVVTRLSTDILAISDKHVAVALSFIREHACRGITVDEVVTHTFVSRSLLEMKFRRVLGRSPQAEIRRTQMAKIRQLLVETDLPLKQIAEVTGFEHTEYLSVVFKRFAGISPGEYRKRSRSGR, encoded by the coding sequence ATGAAGCCCGAGGTTCTGCTGATCTTCCTGACACGGTTCCCCGAATGCACGCAGATGCTTGCCGGCATCACGCAATACCAGCGTTCGCAGGAGCTCTGGTCGGTGTTCCTTGATGACGAAGCACGCGCCGAGCGTGACCCTGCCTGGCTGCGCAGCAGGCGCTGGAAGGGTGTGATCAGCCGGCACACTACGCCCGTGCTCGCGAAAACCTGCGCGACGCTCGACATCCCCCTCGTCGACCTCAATGACTGTCCGCGTTTCCCCGGCGTGCCGAAGATCCGGCCCGACAACGTCACGATCGGTCATCTCGGCGCCGAGCATTTTCTCGAGCGCGGTTTCACTCACTTTGGCTTCTGCGGGTTCAGCGGCCAGGGCTGGGCCGAGGAACGCCGCGACGGTTTTCTCGAGGCCCTCCGCCTCGCGGGTCAAGACGCGGCCGTGTTGGAGGTGGACTACCCCGGCGAACTCACGCCGGCCTGGGACGCCCGGCAGACGGCCCGCCTCGTCCAGTGGGTGCAGCATCTCCCGAAACCTGCAGCCGTCATGGCCTGCAACGATCTTCGTGCGATCCAGCTGGTCCGCGCCGCGCAAACGACCGGGCTGCTGGTTCCGGAGGAAATCGCCGTCCTCGGCGCCAACAACGGTGTCGCCCGCTGTGAACTCGTCTACCCGCCGCTCTCCAGCGTCGCCGCCAATCCGTTTCAGTCCGGTCTGCGCGCCGCCGAATGGCTCGCGCAATTGATGGCTGGCCACCCGCTCGCGCGCGACGACGAGCGCATCGACCCCGTCGGCGTCGTCACCCGGCTGTCGACCGACATTCTCGCCATCAGCGACAAGCATGTGGCCGTGGCCTTGAGCTTCATCCGCGAGCACGCATGCCGCGGCATCACCGTGGACGAAGTGGTCACACACACGTTCGTGTCCCGCAGCTTGCTGGAGATGAAATTCCGACGGGTGCTGGGCCGGTCGCCGCAGGCGGAAATCCGCCGCACGCAGATGGCGAAGATCCGGCAGCTGCTGGTCGAGACCGATCTCCCGCTCAAGCAAATCGCCGAGGTCACCGGCTTCGAGCACACCGAGTATCTCTCAGTCGTGTTCAAGCGCTTTGCCGGCATCTCTCCCGGCGAATACCGCAAGCGCAGCCGGAGCGGCCGCTGA